In one Streptomyces sp. NBC_01241 genomic region, the following are encoded:
- a CDS encoding PQQ-dependent sugar dehydrogenase, translating to MAALAAGLLLTAGCSSGDGSGSASGVGDPPSRPAPAVSDPSASPSPSVTPPPAKGSVKVVSTLTEGLDSPWGLAELPGGDLLVSSRDKGTITRIDGKSGKKTLLGAVPGVSPGGEGGLLGIAVSPTYGSDHLVYAYFTTASDNRIARMQYDENGTTPGRLLGAPDTILRGIPKGSNHNGGRIAFGPDHMLYAGTGDTGDDRLAQDKKSLGGKILRMTPDGQPLHGNPAADSVVYSYGHRNVQGLAWDNRKQLWASEFGQDTWDELNRIVPGGNYGWPVVEGKAGKKGFIDPVAQWKPSEASPSGIAFAEGSIWMAALRGERLWRIPLSGRGGGELAAAPQAFLKGTYGRLRTVLAAGGDKLWLVTSNTDTRGTPKPGDDRILVLAVR from the coding sequence GTGGCCGCGCTGGCCGCGGGCCTGCTGCTGACCGCGGGCTGTTCCTCCGGGGACGGTTCCGGCAGCGCGTCGGGCGTCGGCGACCCGCCGTCCCGGCCCGCCCCCGCCGTCTCGGACCCGTCGGCCTCCCCGTCCCCGTCGGTCACCCCGCCGCCGGCGAAGGGCTCGGTGAAGGTGGTCTCCACGCTCACCGAGGGCCTCGACTCGCCGTGGGGGCTGGCCGAGCTGCCCGGCGGCGATCTGCTGGTGTCCTCGCGCGACAAGGGAACGATCACCCGGATCGACGGGAAGAGCGGCAAGAAGACCCTGCTGGGCGCCGTGCCCGGGGTGTCGCCCGGTGGCGAGGGCGGGCTCCTGGGCATCGCGGTCTCCCCCACGTACGGTTCGGACCATCTGGTGTACGCGTATTTCACGACGGCGTCCGACAACCGCATCGCGCGCATGCAGTACGACGAGAACGGCACGACGCCCGGCCGGCTGCTGGGCGCTCCGGACACGATTCTGCGGGGCATCCCGAAGGGCTCGAACCACAACGGCGGGCGGATCGCGTTCGGCCCGGACCACATGCTGTACGCGGGCACCGGTGACACCGGGGACGACCGGCTCGCACAGGACAAGAAGTCCCTGGGCGGCAAGATCCTGCGGATGACCCCGGACGGTCAGCCGCTGCACGGCAATCCGGCGGCCGACTCCGTGGTGTATTCGTACGGGCACCGCAATGTGCAGGGACTGGCCTGGGACAACCGGAAGCAGCTGTGGGCGTCCGAATTCGGACAGGACACCTGGGACGAGCTGAACCGGATCGTGCCGGGTGGGAATTACGGCTGGCCGGTGGTCGAGGGCAAGGCCGGGAAGAAGGGTTTCATCGACCCCGTGGCACAGTGGAAGCCGTCCGAGGCCTCCCCGAGCGGCATCGCCTTCGCCGAGGGTTCGATCTGGATGGCGGCCCTGCGTGGTGAGCGGCTCTGGCGAATTCCGCTGTCCGGCAGGGGCGGCGGGGAACTGGCGGCGGCCCCGCAAGCGTTCCTGAAGGGTACGTACGGCCGTCTGCGCACCGTGCTCGCCGCGGGCGGCGACAAGCTCTGGCTCGTCACGAGCAATACGGACACCCGTGGCACCCCGAAGCCGGGAGACGACAGGATCCTGGTGCTGGCGGTGCGGTAG
- a CDS encoding DUF6191 domain-containing protein, with translation MFNFFEELFAPGRKHAAEEQKRLELTRVDLGVGDPGRGPIDLTSGKVIVRAPGDAVGADSDDGAEAHADGAGADGPERAPGPDVPDGPQAGPDAAPEGALESGPRA, from the coding sequence GTGTTCAACTTCTTCGAGGAACTCTTCGCACCGGGCCGCAAGCATGCCGCCGAGGAGCAGAAGCGGCTGGAGCTGACCCGAGTGGATCTCGGCGTCGGCGACCCGGGGCGCGGGCCGATAGACCTGACCTCCGGGAAGGTGATCGTCAGGGCGCCCGGTGACGCCGTCGGTGCCGACAGCGACGACGGTGCCGAGGCCCACGCCGACGGTGCCGGTGCCGACGGCCCCGAAAGGGCTCCCGGGCCGGATGTTCCGGACGGTCCGCAGGCCGGACCCGACGCCGCACCCGAGGGGGCTCTGGAGAGCGGGCCGCGAGCCTGA
- a CDS encoding helix-turn-helix transcriptional regulator has translation MLGDVETRSVSPVFVGRAGEFASLVDALTRATGEGTGRADGPGGEPQALIIGGEAGVGKTRLVEEFLTAAVRREAVVAVGGCVEIGADGLPYAPFSIALRALRRTLPDEMAAACAGQEGELARLLPELGEAHRDATDEHSTARLFELTARLLERISAQRTVVLVLEDLHWADASTRHLLAYLFRTVRSGRLVVIGTYRSDDIHRRHPLRPLLAELDRLRTVRRIELARFNRAEVRRQLTGILAATPEAALVDEIFERSDGNAFFVEELACSLESGDHSRLSDSLRDLLLVRVEALPETAQKIARIVAEGGSAVEYELLAAVARLTEDDLIEALRAAVGANLLLTAPEGNGYRFRHSLVREAVSDDLLSGERSRLNRRYAEALEADPTLVRAGERATRLASYWYGAHDAAKALPAVLKASVEARRRYAFSEQLRLLERAMELWDDAPEDVRDTLRPIDYAESYPICSCDPDATPLRYLDLMAEATVAARFGGDRERALAIAKKAMRVLEGEDDPLRAAWFWVQRSRLMQDLTRGDGWQELANAQELVRGLPPSVVHADVLMSVAGWGALHRPGAETLLAVDRAVEYARLVDDEYTELHARLTRGWLTADAGSVDEGIAEMYAVRDRADELHMVGIMSRAGINLPSTLEAMGRSLEAVAAANHGIEISRSHGIADMEAWVRCNQAASLFSLGHWDECRATVDAAARAAQSSKAQGLVASRRTELALAQGDLAEAETQLALTRRCFGTRDPQPQHLIPSVRHAMALAAQQGRLAEARAAFEAQSEQGFPPGTQRHALPLLHAAAAAEADARGLPAADPGRPAILAAVRTHLKRLAMLVPLWAAYGLLVDAELARAEGLDTPDHWSRAATAFAPLHRPYELAQIRHRWAEALLIASGDRPAATTLLRDAHRTAGQLGARPLAETIELLAGRARITLAAPDRPPAHGTAHGIPDAVTVPAQAATADEAADREQTEDHLREAAAAAVESFGLTRREQDVHRLVAAGHTNRRIAEQLYISPKTASVHVSNILAKLGVSSRGEAAALAHRLRLYPATATRNTS, from the coding sequence ATGCTCGGCGACGTGGAGACCAGGTCCGTCAGCCCCGTATTCGTCGGCCGCGCAGGTGAATTCGCCTCGCTGGTCGATGCGCTCACCCGCGCCACGGGCGAGGGCACCGGCCGGGCCGACGGCCCCGGCGGCGAGCCGCAGGCGCTGATCATCGGCGGCGAGGCGGGCGTCGGAAAGACCCGGCTGGTCGAGGAGTTCCTCACGGCGGCGGTGCGCCGCGAGGCCGTCGTCGCCGTCGGCGGCTGCGTCGAGATCGGTGCCGACGGGCTGCCCTACGCCCCGTTCTCCATCGCCCTGCGCGCCCTGCGCCGCACCCTGCCCGACGAGATGGCCGCCGCCTGCGCCGGGCAGGAGGGCGAGCTGGCCCGGCTGCTCCCCGAGCTCGGCGAGGCCCACCGGGACGCCACCGACGAGCACAGCACCGCCCGCCTCTTCGAACTCACCGCGAGACTCCTGGAACGCATCTCCGCGCAGCGCACGGTCGTCCTCGTCCTGGAGGACCTGCACTGGGCCGACGCCTCCACCCGCCATCTCCTCGCCTACCTCTTCCGCACCGTGCGCAGCGGCCGCCTCGTCGTGATCGGCACCTACCGCTCCGACGACATCCACCGCCGCCACCCCCTGCGCCCCCTTCTCGCCGAGCTGGACCGGCTCCGTACCGTCCGCCGGATCGAACTCGCCCGCTTCAACCGCGCCGAGGTCCGCCGCCAGCTCACCGGCATCCTCGCCGCCACCCCCGAGGCCGCCCTCGTCGACGAGATCTTCGAACGGTCCGACGGCAACGCCTTCTTCGTCGAGGAACTCGCCTGCAGCCTGGAGAGCGGCGACCACTCCCGGCTCTCCGACTCGCTGCGCGACCTCCTGCTCGTCCGCGTCGAAGCGCTCCCGGAGACCGCCCAGAAGATCGCCCGGATCGTCGCCGAGGGCGGTTCCGCCGTCGAGTACGAGCTGCTGGCCGCGGTCGCCCGGCTCACCGAGGACGACCTCATCGAGGCACTGCGGGCGGCCGTCGGCGCCAACCTGCTGCTCACCGCCCCGGAGGGCAACGGCTACCGCTTTCGGCACTCCCTGGTCCGCGAGGCCGTCAGCGACGATCTGCTCTCCGGCGAGCGCTCCCGGCTCAACCGGCGCTACGCGGAAGCCCTGGAGGCCGACCCCACCCTCGTCCGCGCCGGGGAACGCGCCACCCGGCTCGCCAGCTACTGGTACGGCGCACACGACGCCGCCAAGGCCCTGCCCGCCGTACTGAAGGCCTCGGTCGAGGCCCGCCGCCGCTACGCGTTCTCCGAACAACTCCGCCTGCTGGAAAGGGCGATGGAGCTGTGGGACGACGCCCCCGAAGACGTACGCGACACCCTGCGCCCCATCGACTACGCCGAGAGCTACCCCATCTGCAGCTGCGACCCCGACGCCACCCCGCTGCGCTATCTCGACCTCATGGCCGAGGCCACCGTCGCCGCCCGGTTCGGCGGCGACCGCGAACGGGCCCTGGCCATCGCCAAGAAGGCCATGCGCGTCCTGGAGGGCGAGGACGACCCGCTGCGCGCCGCCTGGTTCTGGGTCCAGCGCTCCCGCCTCATGCAGGACCTGACCCGGGGCGACGGATGGCAGGAACTGGCCAACGCCCAGGAGCTCGTCCGCGGACTGCCCCCGTCCGTCGTCCACGCCGACGTCCTGATGAGCGTGGCCGGATGGGGCGCCCTGCACCGCCCCGGCGCCGAGACGCTGCTCGCCGTCGACCGGGCCGTGGAGTACGCCCGGCTCGTCGACGACGAGTACACCGAACTGCACGCCCGGCTCACCCGCGGCTGGCTCACTGCCGACGCCGGGAGCGTCGACGAAGGCATCGCCGAGATGTACGCCGTCCGCGACCGCGCCGATGAGCTGCACATGGTCGGCATCATGAGCCGGGCCGGCATCAACCTCCCCTCCACCCTCGAAGCCATGGGCCGTTCGCTGGAGGCAGTGGCCGCCGCGAACCACGGCATCGAGATCAGCCGCAGCCACGGCATCGCCGACATGGAGGCATGGGTCCGCTGCAACCAGGCGGCCTCGCTCTTCTCCCTCGGTCACTGGGACGAGTGCCGGGCGACGGTCGACGCGGCGGCCCGCGCCGCCCAGTCCAGCAAGGCGCAAGGACTCGTCGCCTCACGCCGTACCGAACTGGCCCTCGCGCAAGGCGATCTGGCCGAGGCCGAGACCCAACTGGCCCTGACCCGACGCTGTTTCGGCACCCGGGACCCGCAGCCCCAGCACCTCATCCCCTCCGTACGGCATGCCATGGCCCTCGCCGCGCAACAGGGCAGACTCGCCGAGGCGCGGGCCGCGTTCGAGGCCCAGTCGGAACAGGGCTTCCCACCCGGCACCCAGCGGCACGCCCTGCCTCTGCTCCATGCCGCCGCCGCTGCCGAGGCCGACGCCCGGGGCCTGCCCGCCGCCGACCCCGGCCGGCCGGCGATCCTCGCCGCTGTCCGGACCCACCTGAAGCGGCTGGCGATGCTCGTCCCCCTCTGGGCCGCCTACGGTCTCCTGGTCGACGCCGAACTGGCCCGGGCCGAAGGCCTCGACACCCCCGACCACTGGTCCCGCGCCGCCACCGCCTTCGCCCCGCTCCACCGCCCGTACGAACTGGCGCAGATCCGCCACCGCTGGGCCGAGGCCCTCCTCATCGCCTCCGGCGACCGGCCCGCGGCCACCACCCTGCTGCGTGACGCCCACCGCACCGCCGGGCAGCTCGGCGCGCGCCCGTTGGCCGAGACCATCGAGCTGCTGGCCGGCCGCGCCCGTATCACCCTCGCCGCCCCGGACCGGCCCCCGGCCCATGGCACCGCTCACGGGATACCGGACGCCGTCACCGTCCCCGCCCAGGCGGCCACCGCCGACGAGGCGGCGGACCGGGAGCAGACCGAGGACCACCTGCGCGAGGCGGCCGCGGCGGCGGTGGAGTCCTTCGGGCTGACGCGACGCGAACAGGATGTGCACCGACTGGTCGCCGCCGGTCACACCAACCGCCGGATCGCCGAGCAGCTCTACATCTCACCCAAGACCGCGAGCGTGCACGTCTCCAACATCCTCGCCAAGCTCGGCGTCTCCAGCCGCGGCGAGGCGGCTGCCCTGGCCCACCGGCTCCGCCTCTACCCCGCCACCGCCACCCGGAACACCTCCTGA
- a CDS encoding 2-hydroxyacid dehydrogenase: protein MTSTKTPDVWLPFPADEIDGLPEGLAYRFWDGGPEYPADPADCAFYVVPYMKGPEVSVRPLAGMTQVQVVQTLTAGIDHVEPGLGLLPDGVRLCNAKGVHEASTAELALALILASLRGFPGFVHGQDKEEWRSGFYPALADKSVLIVGYGSIGAAIEDRLSPFECARVARVARSARTTARGPVHTLDDLPALLSEADVVVLSTPLNPSTQGLVGAEFLAAMPDGALLVNVARGGVVDTKSLLLELESGRLRAALDVTDPEPLPAGHPLWHAPNVLITPHVGGSTSAFLPRAKRLVAGQLSRFAAGESLRNVVHTTG from the coding sequence ATGACTTCGACGAAGACTCCCGACGTATGGCTGCCGTTTCCCGCCGACGAGATCGACGGGCTCCCCGAAGGCCTCGCCTACCGCTTCTGGGACGGCGGACCGGAGTACCCCGCCGACCCGGCCGACTGCGCCTTCTACGTCGTGCCCTACATGAAGGGCCCGGAAGTCTCCGTCCGTCCGCTCGCCGGGATGACACAGGTCCAGGTCGTGCAGACGCTCACCGCGGGCATCGACCATGTCGAGCCGGGCCTCGGCCTGTTGCCGGACGGAGTACGGCTGTGCAACGCCAAGGGGGTCCACGAGGCGTCGACGGCGGAGCTCGCCCTCGCCCTGATCCTCGCCTCCCTGCGCGGCTTCCCCGGGTTCGTCCACGGGCAGGACAAGGAGGAATGGCGGTCCGGTTTCTACCCCGCGCTCGCCGACAAGTCCGTACTGATCGTGGGATACGGCTCGATCGGCGCCGCCATCGAGGACCGGCTCTCGCCCTTCGAGTGCGCGCGGGTGGCGCGCGTCGCGCGCTCTGCGCGGACAACCGCACGCGGCCCCGTGCACACACTCGACGACCTCCCCGCACTCCTGTCCGAGGCCGACGTCGTCGTGCTGTCCACCCCGCTGAACCCGTCCACACAAGGGCTGGTGGGCGCGGAGTTCCTCGCCGCGATGCCGGACGGAGCGCTGCTCGTGAACGTCGCACGGGGCGGCGTCGTCGACACCAAGTCACTGCTGCTCGAACTCGAGTCCGGCCGGCTGCGCGCCGCTCTCGATGTCACCGACCCGGAACCGCTGCCCGCCGGCCATCCTCTCTGGCATGCTCCGAACGTCCTGATCACCCCTCATGTGGGCGGCAGCACCTCGGCGTTCCTGCCACGTGCCAAGCGCCTGGTGGCCGGGCAACTGAGCCGGTTCGCCGCGGGGGAATCGCTGCGGAACGTCGTACACACCACCGGCTGA
- a CDS encoding aldo/keto reductase has translation MGAVGLGCMPMSWAYSASQQRGDRALRAVHAALDAGVQLLDTADMYGPFTNELLVGRALKGRRSDAFVSTKCGLLVGDQHIVANGRPGYVRRACDASLRRLQTDVIDLYQLHRADPEVPVEETWGAMAELVTAGKVRALGLCAVGARASRRPGARKYDDTIRQLDRVQQVFPVSAVQAELSVWSPEALESLLPWCSARGVGLLAAMPLGNGYLTGTLTPGQGFEPEDLRARHPRFTAEMMAANQPVVVGLRRIGERHGATAAQVALAWVLRQGPHVVPVPGTKRERWAVENAGAAGLTLTAQDLLEIARLPAARGSWD, from the coding sequence GTGGGGGCCGTCGGTCTCGGCTGCATGCCGATGAGCTGGGCGTACAGCGCGTCGCAGCAGCGCGGTGACCGTGCGTTGCGTGCGGTGCACGCCGCGCTCGACGCGGGCGTCCAACTGCTCGACACGGCCGACATGTACGGCCCCTTCACCAATGAGCTGCTGGTGGGCCGGGCATTGAAGGGCCGCAGGTCCGATGCCTTCGTCTCCACCAAGTGCGGGCTGCTGGTGGGCGATCAGCACATCGTGGCCAATGGCCGCCCCGGCTATGTGCGGCGGGCCTGTGACGCCTCGCTGCGCCGGCTGCAGACCGATGTGATCGATCTGTACCAGCTGCACCGGGCCGATCCCGAAGTACCGGTCGAGGAGACCTGGGGCGCGATGGCGGAGCTGGTGACCGCGGGAAAGGTGCGGGCGCTCGGGCTCTGTGCGGTCGGGGCGCGGGCCTCGCGCAGACCGGGGGCCCGAAAGTATGACGACACGATCCGTCAGCTGGACCGGGTGCAGCAGGTCTTCCCGGTGAGCGCGGTGCAGGCCGAACTCTCGGTCTGGTCACCGGAGGCGCTGGAGTCGCTGCTTCCGTGGTGCTCGGCGCGGGGTGTGGGGCTGCTGGCGGCGATGCCTCTGGGAAACGGCTATCTGACGGGCACTCTGACTCCGGGACAGGGCTTCGAGCCGGAGGATCTGCGGGCCAGGCATCCGCGGTTCACGGCCGAGATGATGGCGGCGAACCAGCCGGTGGTGGTCGGATTGCGGCGGATCGGCGAGCGGCACGGGGCGACTGCGGCGCAGGTGGCGCTGGCCTGGGTGCTGCGGCAGGGGCCGCATGTGGTGCCGGTGCCGGGGACCAAGCGGGAACGGTGGGCGGTGGAGAACGCGGGAGCGGCCGGGCTGACGCTGACCGCGCAGGATCTGCTGGAGATCGCCCGGCTGCCCGCCGCGCGGGGGTCGTGGGACTGA